A region from the Drosophila ananassae strain 14024-0371.13 chromosome 2L, ASM1763931v2, whole genome shotgun sequence genome encodes:
- the LOC26515265 gene encoding endothelial differentiation-related factor 1 homolog, giving the protein MPTLKKLVSGEEEDLRHGKLPQDVCRLIMQGRQAKGLSQKDLASKICEKPQVINDYEAGRCIPNNIILVKIERIIGIKLRGKERGMPLQSNGQSIKK; this is encoded by the coding sequence ATGCCCACTCTCAAGAAGCTTGTCTCCGGTGAGGAAGAGGATCTGCGTCACGGAAAGTTGCCGCAGGATGTCTGCCGCCTGATAATGCAAGGTCGGCAGGCCAAGGGCCTTAGCCAAAAGGATCTGGCCAGCAAGATTTGCGAGAAGCCGCAAGTTATTAATGATTACGAAGCTGGACGCTGCATTCCGAACAacataattttggtcaaaatcgAGCGCATCATTGGCATCAAACTTCGTGGCAAAGAGCGTGGCATGCCTCTTCAGTCGAATGGACAAAGTATTAAGAAGTAG